A stretch of Camelina sativa cultivar DH55 chromosome 18, Cs, whole genome shotgun sequence DNA encodes these proteins:
- the LOC104760347 gene encoding transcription initiation factor TFIID subunit 14b isoform X2 has protein sequence MTSSSSSKKQAQDQPETSEPTLKSLKTKMTKSDEKQKKLKDIEISVPIVYGNVAFWLGKKASEYQSHKWAVYVRGATNEDISVVVKKVVFQLHSSFNNPTRVIEEPPFEVSESGWGEFEIAMTLHFHSDVCDKPLSLYHHLKLYPEDESGPLTMKKPVVVESYDEIVFPDPSESFLARVQNHLALTFPRLPSGYNLPAPMQVDDTGKKKRGDTKDHSLGQWFTSFSEADELLQLAAARQQVQAHIAKLRRQISVLEGQNQTIKTGSDL, from the exons ATGACGAGCAGCTCGTCATCAAAGAAACAGGCTCAGGATCAGCCTGAGACTAGCGAACCCACTCTCAAGTCTCTCAAAACCAAGATGACTAAATCCGACGAaaag CAGAAGAAGCTTAAAGACATTGAAATAAGCGTTCCAATTGTGTATGGTAACGTTGCATTTTGGCTTGGCAAGAAGGCTAGCGA GTATCAGTCTCACAAATGGGCTGTATATGTCCGTGGAGCAACAAATGAAGATATCAGTGTTGTAGTAAAGAAAGTGGTTTTTCAGCTTCATTCTAGTTTCAACAACCCGACGAGAGTTATCGAGGAGCCTCCGTTCGAGGTATCGGAATCTGGTTGGGGAGAATTCGAGATTGCAATGACGTTGCATTTCCACAGCGATGTCTGCGACAAGCCATTGAGTTT ATATCATCATTTAAAGTTATACCCGGAAGATGAATCAGGTCCTTTGACAATGAAGAAGCCTGTGGTTGTGGAATCTTATGACGAGATTGTGTTTCCTGATCCTTCAGAAAGTTTTCTAGCTAGGGTTCAGAATCATCTGGCTTTGACCTTTCCACGATTACCCTCTGGTTACAACTTGCCTGCTCCTA TGCAAGTTGATGATACCgggaaaaagaagagaggtGATACGAAAGATCATAGTTTGGGACAATGGTTCACGAGTTTCTCTGAAGCGGATGAGTTATTACAGCTCGCGGCTGCTCGTCAACAG GTTCAAGCACATATTGCGAAACTGAGGCGACAAATAAGTGTTCTGGAGGGACAGAATCAGACTATTAAAACAGGGTCAGACCTGTGA
- the LOC104760347 gene encoding transcription initiation factor TFIID subunit 14b isoform X1 — translation MTSSSSSKKQAQDQPETSEPTLKSLKTKMTKSDEKKKLKDIEISVPIVYGNVAFWLGKKASEYQSHKWAVYVRGATNEDISVVVKKVVFQLHSSFNNPTRVIEEPPFEVSESGWGEFEIAMTLHFHSDVCDKPLSLYHHLKLYPEDESGPLTMKKPVVVESYDEIVFPDPSESFLARVQNHLALTFPRLPSGYNLPAPMQVDDTGKKKRGDTKDHSLGQWFTSFSEADELLQLAAARQQVQAHIAKLRRQISVLEGQNQTIKTGSDL, via the exons ATGACGAGCAGCTCGTCATCAAAGAAACAGGCTCAGGATCAGCCTGAGACTAGCGAACCCACTCTCAAGTCTCTCAAAACCAAGATGACTAAATCCGACGAaaag AAGAAGCTTAAAGACATTGAAATAAGCGTTCCAATTGTGTATGGTAACGTTGCATTTTGGCTTGGCAAGAAGGCTAGCGA GTATCAGTCTCACAAATGGGCTGTATATGTCCGTGGAGCAACAAATGAAGATATCAGTGTTGTAGTAAAGAAAGTGGTTTTTCAGCTTCATTCTAGTTTCAACAACCCGACGAGAGTTATCGAGGAGCCTCCGTTCGAGGTATCGGAATCTGGTTGGGGAGAATTCGAGATTGCAATGACGTTGCATTTCCACAGCGATGTCTGCGACAAGCCATTGAGTTT ATATCATCATTTAAAGTTATACCCGGAAGATGAATCAGGTCCTTTGACAATGAAGAAGCCTGTGGTTGTGGAATCTTATGACGAGATTGTGTTTCCTGATCCTTCAGAAAGTTTTCTAGCTAGGGTTCAGAATCATCTGGCTTTGACCTTTCCACGATTACCCTCTGGTTACAACTTGCCTGCTCCTA TGCAAGTTGATGATACCgggaaaaagaagagaggtGATACGAAAGATCATAGTTTGGGACAATGGTTCACGAGTTTCTCTGAAGCGGATGAGTTATTACAGCTCGCGGCTGCTCGTCAACAG GTTCAAGCACATATTGCGAAACTGAGGCGACAAATAAGTGTTCTGGAGGGACAGAATCAGACTATTAAAACAGGGTCAGACCTGTGA